The Acidobacteriota bacterium genome includes a window with the following:
- a CDS encoding TonB-dependent receptor: MPPASPSIARSRLRPWVWTLAWSLAAATGAVAESPQAFVGRVVDERTGTPIGGAVVSVVGLRGTVRADGDGRFEWTPSPPLPFQLVVTLPGGQVAGPVSIDAFDAGEAVVLVNPLVDEAVTVLGVAPSIDTSPAAGMAVLSSRQIAQRNPGTLMQALEGMPGVSQVSEGHAAVPAVRGLARGRTLIVIDGARVSSERRVGPSATFLDPSTIEGLDVARGPGSVAYGSDALGGVVSIRTRRAEPGSPLRASVTGTLGAGVPNRWGAFEVSKGFARGGVLVRAHVRSADDYRSPEGTVFNSGWSDRGVLVHASQALGEGLLSASWQGDFGRDVERPRNNSRVVRFSYPFEDSHRITASYAAPEVAGFRRVETTAFYGRNDQRTDQDRVATASTGRSLERADVSANDFQVKSVAERLVGTARLTLGVDVNGRFGLEALEIRQTYSTTGTLLGEDTTVSIDSARRVSTGAFAQVETQAARRAHLSGGTRVDRVTSRNVGGYFGDRSSAHAALSGFGAVTLGPFEGVRVTAQLARGFRDPTLSDRYYRGPTGRGFITGNPDLRPETSLQLDLAVRYAIGRHQLAVYGYQYRIADLVERYQTGTDFFFFRNRGRARLRGAEVELRSELGRGYAIDLGAHLARGDALDDGAPLDDVPARSVSVSGRRQFGARGDVTVRLARRAAHRRPGPSEVAMPGATLVDLGTGWRLGPRLEVRALARNLLNERSYASPDPRWVLAPGRSATLTTTIRF, translated from the coding sequence ATGCCGCCCGCCTCGCCTTCGATCGCACGGTCGCGCCTTCGCCCCTGGGTGTGGACGCTCGCCTGGAGCCTGGCCGCCGCCACCGGTGCCGTGGCGGAGTCGCCCCAGGCGTTCGTGGGCCGGGTCGTCGACGAGCGGACGGGCACGCCGATCGGCGGCGCCGTCGTCTCGGTCGTCGGGCTGCGCGGGACGGTTCGCGCCGACGGCGACGGACGGTTCGAGTGGACGCCATCGCCCCCTCTCCCGTTTCAGCTCGTCGTGACCCTGCCGGGCGGACAGGTCGCCGGTCCGGTCTCGATTGACGCGTTCGACGCCGGTGAGGCGGTCGTGCTGGTCAACCCGCTCGTCGACGAGGCCGTCACCGTGCTCGGCGTGGCGCCGAGCATCGACACGTCGCCCGCCGCCGGCATGGCCGTGCTCTCGTCACGGCAGATCGCGCAGCGCAACCCCGGGACGCTCATGCAGGCGCTCGAGGGCATGCCCGGCGTCTCTCAGGTGTCCGAGGGCCACGCCGCGGTGCCGGCGGTGCGGGGCCTCGCCCGCGGCCGCACGCTCATCGTGATCGACGGCGCGCGCGTGTCATCGGAGCGGCGCGTCGGCCCGAGCGCGACGTTTCTCGACCCGTCGACGATCGAGGGGCTCGACGTGGCGCGCGGTCCAGGCTCGGTGGCCTACGGGTCGGACGCGCTCGGCGGCGTCGTGTCGATCCGCACGCGGCGCGCCGAGCCGGGCAGCCCGTTGCGGGCCAGCGTGACGGGCACCCTCGGCGCGGGCGTGCCCAACCGCTGGGGCGCGTTCGAGGTGTCGAAAGGTTTCGCGCGGGGCGGCGTGCTCGTGCGCGCGCACGTCCGGTCGGCCGACGACTACAGGAGCCCGGAAGGCACGGTGTTCAACTCGGGCTGGAGCGACCGGGGCGTGCTCGTGCACGCGAGCCAGGCCCTCGGCGAGGGCCTGCTCTCGGCGTCGTGGCAGGGCGACTTCGGCCGGGACGTCGAACGGCCGCGCAACAACTCGCGCGTCGTCCGCTTCTCGTATCCGTTCGAGGACTCGCACCGCATCACCGCGTCGTACGCCGCACCCGAGGTCGCCGGCTTCCGGCGCGTCGAGACGACGGCCTTCTACGGGCGGAACGATCAGCGGACCGACCAGGATCGCGTGGCCACCGCGTCGACGGGCCGGAGCCTCGAGCGCGCCGACGTGTCGGCCAACGACTTCCAGGTGAAGAGCGTGGCCGAGCGGCTGGTGGGCACGGCCCGGCTCACGCTCGGTGTCGACGTCAACGGCCGGTTCGGCCTCGAGGCGCTCGAGATCCGCCAGACGTACTCCACCACCGGGACGCTGCTCGGCGAAGACACGACCGTGTCGATCGACAGCGCCCGGCGCGTGTCGACAGGAGCGTTCGCGCAGGTCGAGACGCAGGCGGCCCGGCGTGCGCACCTGTCGGGCGGTACGCGCGTCGACCGGGTCACGAGCCGCAACGTGGGCGGGTACTTTGGCGATCGCTCGTCGGCGCACGCCGCGCTCTCGGGCTTCGGCGCGGTGACGCTCGGGCCGTTCGAGGGCGTGCGCGTGACCGCGCAGCTCGCGCGCGGCTTCCGCGATCCGACGCTGTCGGATCGCTACTACCGGGGGCCGACCGGCCGCGGGTTCATCACGGGGAACCCGGATCTCCGGCCCGAGACGAGCCTGCAGCTCGACCTCGCCGTGCGCTACGCGATCGGCCGCCATCAGCTCGCCGTGTACGGCTACCAGTACCGCATCGCGGATCTCGTCGAGCGCTATCAGACCGGGACCGACTTCTTCTTCTTTCGCAATCGTGGGCGCGCGCGTCTGCGGGGCGCCGAGGTGGAACTGCGATCGGAGCTCGGGCGCGGCTACGCGATCGACCTCGGGGCCCACCTCGCGCGCGGCGACGCGCTCGACGACGGCGCGCCGCTCGACGACGTGCCGGCACGGTCGGTGTCCGTCTCGGGCCGCCGCCAGTTCGGCGCGCGCGGCGACGTGACGGTGCGCCTCGCGCGGCGCGCCGCCCACCGGCGTCCAGGGCCGAGCGAGGTGGCGATGCCCGGCGCGACGCTCGTCGACCTCGGCACGGGCTGGCGCCTCGGGCCGCGGCTCGAGGTGCGGGCGCTCGCCCGGAACCTGCTGAACGAGCGCTCCTACGCGAGCCCCGACCCGCGGTGGGTGCTCGCGCCCGGGCGCTCGGCCACACTCACCACGACCATCCGGTTCTGA
- a CDS encoding VOC family protein, with translation MARCPASPDDRAKRVSPRKPLCHNRDVVTTPSRGAIDARARIGHVHLKVADLDRALAFYHGVLGFAITQRYGPSAVFLSAGGYHHHIGLNTWESAGGTAPPPGSTGLYHLAILYPTRAALADALRRLVAAGVPLDGASDHGVSEAIYLRDPDGNGVELYCDRPPEAWPRGSDGALAMVTRRLDLEALLAETAESA, from the coding sequence ATGGCCCGGTGCCCGGCCTCACCGGACGACCGGGCGAAGAGGGTGTCGCCTCGGAAGCCGCTGTGTCACAATCGAGACGTGGTGACCACGCCTTCACGGGGGGCCATCGATGCCCGCGCGCGGATCGGCCACGTGCACCTGAAGGTCGCGGACCTCGACCGGGCGCTCGCCTTCTACCACGGCGTGCTCGGCTTCGCGATCACGCAGCGGTACGGACCATCGGCCGTGTTCCTCTCGGCGGGCGGCTATCACCACCACATCGGCCTGAACACGTGGGAGAGCGCCGGCGGGACGGCACCGCCGCCCGGGAGCACCGGCCTGTACCACCTCGCCATCCTCTACCCCACGCGCGCCGCGCTCGCCGACGCGCTGCGGCGGCTCGTTGCGGCCGGCGTCCCGCTCGACGGCGCGAGCGATCACGGCGTGAGCGAGGCGATCTACCTGCGCGACCCCGACGGCAACGGCGTGGAGCTGTACTGCGACCGCCCACCGGAGGCGTGGCCGCGCGGCTCGGACGGCGCGCTCGCCATGGTCACGCGCCGGCTCGATCTCGAGGCCCTGCTCGCGGAGACGGCCGAGTCCGCCTGA
- a CDS encoding alpha/beta hydrolase, translating into MALALHFDTIALPTGVRLHYAERGPRDGEAVLLLHGYTDSWFSFSEVLPRLPVDWRAIAPDQRGHGDSDRPDAYALSDFAADALALLDALGLERATIVGHSMGTFIARQIALAAPARVRRLVLVGGGAHAGGAAFGELGETVRALADPVPLDVIREFQAGTAHTPLPEVFLEGVIAESAKLPARVWRDTLAGFVAGAPALAGGRIHCPTLVLWGDHDAVFGRHDQDELLGAIPGARLRVYPNTGHALHWEEPEGFVADLEAFVRAT; encoded by the coding sequence ATGGCTCTCGCCCTGCACTTCGACACCATCGCCCTGCCGACCGGCGTTCGACTCCACTACGCCGAGCGTGGCCCGCGCGACGGCGAGGCGGTGCTCCTGCTGCACGGCTACACCGACTCGTGGTTCTCGTTCTCGGAGGTGCTGCCGCGGCTGCCGGTCGACTGGCGCGCCATCGCGCCCGACCAACGCGGGCACGGCGATTCCGATCGGCCAGATGCGTACGCGCTGTCGGATTTCGCGGCCGACGCGCTCGCGCTGCTCGACGCGCTCGGCCTCGAGCGCGCCACCATCGTCGGGCACTCGATGGGCACGTTCATCGCCCGCCAGATCGCGCTCGCCGCACCCGCGCGGGTCAGGCGCCTCGTGCTCGTTGGAGGCGGCGCGCACGCCGGCGGCGCCGCGTTCGGCGAGCTCGGCGAGACGGTGAGGGCGCTCGCCGATCCCGTACCGCTCGACGTCATCCGCGAGTTCCAGGCCGGGACGGCCCACACGCCGCTCCCCGAGGTGTTCCTCGAAGGGGTCATCGCCGAGAGCGCGAAGCTGCCGGCCCGCGTCTGGCGCGACACGCTCGCCGGCTTCGTCGCCGGCGCGCCGGCGCTGGCCGGTGGCCGCATCCACTGCCCGACGCTCGTGCTCTGGGGCGACCACGACGCCGTCTTCGGCCGGCACGATCAGGACGAACTGCTCGGCGCGATTCCCGGCGCCAGGCTGCGCGTCTACCCGAACACGGGGCACGCGCTGCACTGGGAGGAACCCGAGGGCTTCGTCGCCGATCTCGAGGCGTTCGTGCGGGCGACCTGA
- a CDS encoding carbohydrate porin: MTVTSDVSHTRSSRLGVAALGRALIDTSTAFDIETLLGLPGTTVFVQHLARVGDDGNQCSGDHQGFSNIDAPPFAHAGELWIEQSIVPDRLRVKAGRIDANTEFAAVDAAGAFLNSSMGYSPTILLLPTYPDPRLGAIVAADPLPVLSVKAGVYDGTSPDCDVFETPDDDLFLIAEVATAWTLGASGRPGRAAVGVWRHTGTLRRLDGEGTMRGTQSPFVTVEQTLWQAGDDDDAPRARAFAQYGSASGLASEIERHVGGGVVFEGFQRSRPSDALGLAVTSIRLSSRAVDAEEDGTETALAGFYRHQLTPWLAVQPDLQWVVHAEGRIPRHSALLATVRLQVVF; this comes from the coding sequence GTGACGGTGACGTCGGACGTCAGTCACACGCGCTCGAGTCGTCTCGGCGTAGCGGCCCTCGGTCGCGCCCTGATCGACACGAGCACGGCCTTCGACATCGAGACGCTGCTGGGACTCCCCGGGACGACGGTGTTCGTGCAGCACCTCGCGCGCGTCGGGGATGACGGCAACCAGTGCTCGGGCGATCACCAAGGCTTCTCGAACATCGACGCGCCGCCCTTCGCGCACGCGGGCGAACTCTGGATCGAGCAGTCGATCGTGCCCGACCGCCTGCGGGTCAAGGCCGGCCGCATCGATGCCAATACCGAGTTCGCCGCGGTCGACGCGGCCGGGGCGTTCCTCAACTCGTCGATGGGCTACAGCCCGACGATCCTGCTCCTGCCGACGTATCCCGACCCGCGTCTTGGCGCGATCGTCGCCGCCGACCCGCTGCCTGTGTTGAGCGTCAAAGCCGGCGTGTACGACGGGACCAGTCCCGACTGCGACGTCTTCGAGACGCCGGACGATGATCTCTTCCTGATCGCCGAGGTCGCCACCGCGTGGACCCTCGGCGCGTCCGGTCGGCCGGGTCGTGCCGCTGTCGGCGTCTGGCGTCACACGGGCACGCTGCGGCGGCTCGACGGCGAGGGCACGATGCGGGGAACCCAGAGCCCCTTCGTCACCGTCGAGCAGACGCTCTGGCAGGCGGGTGACGACGACGACGCGCCGCGCGCGCGCGCCTTCGCGCAGTACGGGTCGGCAAGCGGGCTCGCGAGCGAGATCGAGCGCCACGTGGGCGGGGGGGTCGTGTTCGAAGGGTTCCAGCGGTCGCGACCCTCCGACGCGCTCGGGCTCGCGGTGACGAGCATCCGGCTCTCGTCGCGGGCCGTCGACGCGGAGGAAGACGGGACGGAGACGGCGCTCGCCGGGTTCTACCGGCACCAGCTCACGCCGTGGCTCGCCGTGCAGCCCGACCTGCAGTGGGTCGTTCACGCCGAGGGCCGGATCCCGCGCCACAGCGCGCTGCTGGCGACGGTCAGGCTGCAGGTCGTCTTCTGA
- a CDS encoding thermonuclease family protein: MRWTPSSAGGRVAAFVGVVAWWVLAAGWPAPVESQGRPLPPQPRPHSTRVAVEPAQVVVDDGDTVVIRWRADEHETVRLLGIDAPETRHPDHDLPHAQPFGEEARAFALGAFAAARKIELLRAATLDPYGRTLGYVFLDGRNYSVLVVGARLAQESITAFGDNGFPKEAAEVLEAAKGQGPLPFEPPHVFRARMRELTKWLKARGEYPPQ, translated from the coding sequence GTGAGATGGACACCTTCGTCGGCAGGTGGCCGCGTCGCCGCGTTCGTGGGGGTGGTGGCCTGGTGGGTCCTCGCCGCGGGCTGGCCGGCTCCGGTCGAGAGCCAGGGGCGTCCGCTGCCGCCGCAGCCCCGGCCGCACTCGACGCGCGTCGCCGTCGAGCCAGCCCAGGTCGTCGTCGATGACGGGGATACCGTGGTCATCCGCTGGCGCGCGGACGAGCACGAGACGGTGCGCCTCCTCGGCATCGACGCGCCCGAGACGCGCCATCCCGACCACGACCTGCCCCACGCCCAGCCGTTTGGCGAGGAGGCGCGGGCGTTCGCGCTCGGCGCGTTCGCCGCCGCGCGGAAGATCGAGCTGCTGCGTGCCGCGACGCTCGACCCGTACGGGCGTACGCTCGGCTACGTGTTCCTCGACGGGCGGAACTACTCGGTGCTCGTCGTCGGCGCCAGGCTGGCGCAGGAGAGCATCACGGCCTTCGGCGACAACGGCTTCCCGAAGGAGGCGGCCGAGGTGCTCGAGGCCGCAAAGGGTCAGGGCCCGTTGCCCTTCGAACCGCCGCACGTGTTCCGGGCGCGGATGCGGGAACTGACGAAGTGGCTGAAGGCGCGTGGGGAGTACCCGCCCCAGTGA
- a CDS encoding cache domain-containing protein, translating to MKRKLSLQTRIVSLAAFLVVAFLCLFGWMFARYADAIYSEKRLATRHIVEVATTTVEHYAQRARVDAADGGLSKEEAQRQALEALKALRYGEGDYVWVNDMGPRMLMHPTNPKLDGQDLSGFEDPTGKRLFVEFVDVCRREGAGFVDYLWPKPGFTEPQPKISYVARHAEWDWVVGSGIYVDDVRAQLWSATLTFALALAIVLVLAGVIGWQVVRRTVGPVAHAVSTLDSGISQVRSAAVQVSTAAQELSEGATRQAASIEEISASMEEMASLTRTNADHAREVATCVAEVGTHVGTANRLLGEMGASMTAIEQSSGKVTGIVKAIDEIAFQTNILALNAAVEAARAGEAGMGFAVVADEVRALAQRAAAAARDATSLVEDSVTNARQGAGRVGAFGQAMAQVTEGIDRVRGVATEVSEASEQQRQGIAQVSQAIAEMEQVTQRTAATAEESAAASEELQAQTEASREAVAEIVEVVGAQATQSVRASDVVAWQPTAGPAPLRAASRRREAA from the coding sequence ATGAAACGAAAACTCTCGCTGCAGACCCGGATCGTTTCGCTCGCGGCCTTTCTCGTCGTGGCGTTCCTCTGCCTCTTCGGCTGGATGTTCGCGCGCTACGCCGACGCTATCTACAGCGAGAAGCGGCTCGCCACGCGGCACATCGTCGAGGTCGCGACGACCACCGTCGAGCACTACGCGCAGCGCGCGCGCGTCGACGCCGCAGACGGCGGTCTCTCGAAGGAGGAGGCCCAGCGCCAGGCGCTCGAGGCGCTCAAGGCCCTGCGCTACGGCGAGGGCGACTACGTCTGGGTGAACGACATGGGCCCGCGGATGCTGATGCATCCCACCAACCCGAAGCTCGATGGCCAGGATCTGTCGGGGTTCGAAGACCCCACCGGCAAGCGGCTCTTCGTGGAGTTTGTCGACGTGTGTCGCCGTGAGGGCGCGGGGTTCGTCGACTACCTGTGGCCCAAGCCGGGCTTCACCGAGCCACAGCCGAAGATCTCCTACGTCGCCCGGCACGCCGAATGGGACTGGGTGGTCGGGTCGGGCATCTACGTCGACGACGTGCGCGCCCAGTTGTGGAGCGCGACGCTCACCTTCGCGCTCGCGCTCGCCATCGTACTGGTCCTCGCGGGGGTCATCGGGTGGCAGGTGGTGCGACGGACGGTGGGACCCGTGGCGCACGCCGTGTCGACGCTCGACAGCGGTATCAGCCAGGTGAGGTCGGCGGCGGTGCAGGTGTCGACCGCCGCGCAGGAGCTGTCGGAGGGCGCGACGCGGCAGGCCGCGTCGATCGAGGAGATCTCGGCGTCGATGGAGGAGATGGCGTCGCTCACGCGCACCAACGCCGACCACGCGCGCGAGGTGGCGACGTGTGTCGCCGAGGTCGGCACCCACGTCGGGACCGCGAACCGCCTGCTCGGCGAGATGGGCGCGTCGATGACGGCCATCGAGCAGTCGAGCGGCAAGGTCACGGGCATCGTGAAGGCCATCGACGAGATCGCGTTCCAGACGAACATCCTCGCCCTCAACGCCGCCGTCGAGGCCGCGCGCGCGGGCGAGGCCGGCATGGGGTTCGCCGTCGTGGCCGACGAGGTGCGCGCGCTCGCGCAGCGGGCCGCGGCGGCCGCGCGCGATGCGACCTCGCTCGTCGAGGACTCGGTGACCAACGCGCGCCAGGGCGCCGGGCGCGTCGGCGCGTTCGGCCAGGCGATGGCGCAGGTCACCGAGGGTATCGACCGGGTGCGCGGCGTCGCGACCGAGGTGAGCGAGGCAAGCGAGCAGCAGCGCCAGGGTATCGCCCAGGTGTCGCAGGCCATCGCCGAGATGGAGCAGGTGACGCAGCGCACGGCAGCCACTGCCGAGGAGAGTGCCGCGGCGAGCGAGGAACTGCAGGCGCAGACCGAGGCGAGCCGCGAGGCCGTGGCCGAGATCGTCGAGGTGGTCGGCGCGCAGGCCACACAGTCGGTTCGCGCGTCGGACGTCGTGGCGTGGCAGCCAACGGCAGGGCCGGCGCCGCTGCGGGCCGCCAGCCGGCGGCGGGAGGCCGCCTGA
- a CDS encoding nucleoside monophosphate kinase: MSSVVRPRRWLAGPGHDCEPPPSTRRPCRLVLLGAPGVGKGTQAGLLSSRLGACQLSTGDVLRGAKRLAACDRSPAMELAIAAMSRGELVPDEVVLEIVRERVDCLRCHGGFLLDGFPRTIAQAEALDDMLAAEHLGLDAVVSYDLPIERIVARLSGRRVCPGCQAVYHVETQPPQTEGRCDRCGGPLVQRDDDRPDAVRVRMQTYEAATAPLLDYYVARALLVSVPADGTPEEILDRTLETLDIRAASRA, translated from the coding sequence ATGTCTTCTGTCGTCCGTCCCCGGCGTTGGCTCGCGGGCCCCGGTCACGACTGCGAGCCGCCACCCTCGACCCGGCGCCCGTGCCGCCTCGTGCTGCTCGGAGCGCCCGGCGTGGGCAAGGGAACCCAGGCCGGTCTGTTGTCCAGTCGGCTTGGCGCCTGCCAGCTCTCGACCGGCGACGTGCTGCGCGGAGCGAAGCGACTCGCCGCGTGCGACCGCTCGCCGGCGATGGAACTGGCGATCGCCGCCATGAGCCGTGGCGAGCTCGTGCCCGACGAGGTCGTGCTCGAGATCGTGCGCGAGCGCGTCGACTGCCTGCGGTGCCACGGCGGGTTCCTGCTCGACGGGTTCCCCCGCACGATCGCCCAGGCCGAAGCGCTCGACGACATGCTCGCCGCCGAACACCTCGGCCTCGACGCCGTCGTCAGCTACGACCTCCCGATCGAGCGCATCGTCGCGCGCCTCAGCGGGCGCCGCGTCTGTCCCGGCTGCCAGGCCGTGTACCACGTCGAGACGCAGCCGCCCCAGACCGAAGGCCGGTGCGACCGGTGCGGTGGCCCGCTCGTGCAGCGTGACGACGATCGGCCCGACGCGGTGCGCGTCCGCATGCAGACCTACGAGGCCGCCACCGCCCCGCTGCTCGACTACTACGTCGCGCGAGCCCTGCTCGTCTCGGTGCCCGCCGACGGCACGCCCGAAGAGATCCTCGACCGCACGCTCGAGACGCTCGACATCCGCGCGGCCAGCCGCGCCTGA
- a CDS encoding S8 family serine peptidase encodes MRPPTFNRFLGTALVALLLVATGVTAGAQPRSTAPKKSGEADATSRAAQRHPRVSPALDGAIKRGGSPLVDVIITFDRAAESDRVLERGTGGQTTRGFRKLPFKAMRVPAHAVAALANRPGVKAVTVDSEIAISSVASRQTARVPGSTSSLTANTSFKGAGVGVAVIDSGVQAHGDFYNTLVAQFDFVNGASGTQTSFSDPMGHGTHVAGMMGADGYFSSNLQYQGVAWHAQIVSLRVLDHNGQGRVSDLIAALDWILATGIPQYGIRIANLSLGKGVEEEIALDPLVHAVERVWDAGVVVVAAAGNYGSFGHFSVTSPGTSRKVITVGSLTDNNTGTNYGDDYVSSFSSRGPTLYDHVVKPDLLAPGNRIVGPYARQSTLGSLLPASVICGVSTCYSSSWRYLRLSGTSMATAITSAAVARMLQKEPGLNPATVKARLMKSARKIPGDPVVVGAGVLDVDAALRATGWVQGQALSPRIARSDDGTRFFVEDPAQLWGSSEWSAAYLWSDAYLWSDAYLWSDGYLWSDAYLWSDAYLWSDAYLWSDAYLWSDAYLWSDAYLWSDFISGSSLVVEDDPDHPDPDQP; translated from the coding sequence ATGCGACCGCCGACATTCAATCGATTCCTTGGGACCGCCCTCGTGGCCCTGCTGCTCGTTGCGACGGGTGTCACGGCAGGTGCCCAGCCCCGGTCGACAGCGCCGAAGAAGTCGGGCGAGGCCGACGCCACGTCGCGCGCCGCGCAACGGCACCCGCGCGTGAGCCCGGCGCTCGACGGCGCCATCAAGCGGGGTGGCTCACCGCTCGTCGATGTCATCATCACGTTCGACCGGGCCGCGGAGAGCGATCGGGTGCTCGAGCGTGGCACCGGCGGCCAGACGACGCGCGGCTTCCGAAAGCTGCCGTTCAAGGCGATGCGCGTGCCGGCGCACGCCGTCGCGGCGCTCGCCAACCGGCCGGGCGTGAAGGCCGTCACGGTCGACAGCGAGATCGCGATCTCGAGCGTGGCTTCGCGGCAGACCGCGCGCGTGCCCGGCAGCACCTCGTCGCTCACCGCGAACACGTCCTTCAAAGGCGCCGGCGTAGGCGTCGCCGTCATCGACTCGGGCGTGCAGGCGCACGGCGACTTCTACAACACGCTCGTCGCTCAGTTCGACTTCGTCAACGGCGCGAGCGGCACGCAGACCAGTTTCAGCGACCCGATGGGCCACGGCACGCACGTGGCCGGCATGATGGGCGCCGATGGCTACTTCTCGTCGAACCTGCAGTACCAGGGTGTCGCCTGGCACGCGCAGATCGTCTCGTTGCGCGTGCTCGATCACAACGGCCAGGGCCGCGTCTCCGATCTCATCGCCGCCCTCGACTGGATTCTCGCGACAGGCATCCCGCAGTACGGCATCCGGATCGCCAACCTGTCGCTCGGCAAAGGCGTCGAGGAGGAGATCGCCCTCGACCCGCTCGTACACGCCGTCGAGCGTGTCTGGGACGCCGGTGTCGTCGTCGTCGCCGCCGCGGGCAACTACGGCAGCTTCGGCCACTTCAGCGTCACGAGCCCCGGCACGTCACGCAAGGTCATCACGGTCGGGTCGCTCACCGACAACAACACCGGCACCAACTACGGCGACGACTACGTCTCGAGTTTCTCGTCGCGCGGGCCCACGCTCTACGACCACGTGGTGAAGCCCGATCTGCTCGCGCCGGGCAATCGCATCGTCGGGCCGTACGCGAGGCAGTCGACGCTCGGCAGCCTGCTGCCCGCCAGCGTGATCTGCGGCGTGTCGACCTGCTACAGCTCCTCGTGGCGCTACCTGAGACTGTCGGGCACGTCGATGGCGACGGCCATCACGAGCGCTGCCGTGGCCCGGATGCTCCAGAAAGAACCGGGACTCAATCCGGCCACCGTGAAGGCGCGGCTCATGAAGTCGGCGCGCAAGATCCCGGGCGACCCGGTCGTCGTGGGCGCCGGCGTGCTCGACGTCGACGCGGCGCTCCGGGCGACGGGCTGGGTGCAGGGCCAGGCGCTCTCGCCCCGCATCGCGCGCAGCGACGACGGCACCCGGTTCTTCGTGGAGGACCCGGCGCAACTCTGGGGCAGCAGCGAGTGGTCGGCGGCCTACCTCTGGTCGGATGCCTATCTCTGGTCCGACGCCTACCTGTGGTCCGACGGGTACCTCTGGTCGGATGCCTACTTGTGGTCGGATGCCTATCTCTGGTCGGATGCCTACCTGTGGTCGGATGCGTACCTCTGGTCGGACGCCTATCTCTGGTCCGACGCGTACCTCTGGTCCGACTTCATCTCCGGCAGCTCTCTCGTGGTCGAGGACGACCCCGACCACCCGGACCCCGACCAGCCATAG